One window from the genome of Magnolia sinica isolate HGM2019 chromosome 4, MsV1, whole genome shotgun sequence encodes:
- the LOC131242948 gene encoding uncharacterized protein LOC131242948, translated as MNHHIKGKPFPFRCLAWNPWLPNMAEMFQMVDVWRGWSLFQALLQTLKRIASKHGVSIPIVAMKCILDQQAVAGSMVGVRLGLSEHIQDTNAVFSLVLDDDDASNIQEISRKGKDLLKMIGDCGDEYRR; from the exons ATGAAccatcacatcaaaggaaaaccctttCCCTTTCgctgtttggcatggaatccatggttgCCAAACATGGCCGAAATGTTTCAAATGGTTGATGTGTGGAGAGGATGGAGTCTCTTCCAAGCTTTGCTTCAAACGCTGAAGAGAATAGCTTCTAAGCATGGTGTCTCTATCCCTATTGTTGCTATGAAATGCATACTAGATCAG CAAGCTGTGGCGGGGTCAATGGTAGGTGTCAGACTCGGTCTCTCCGAGCATATCCAAGATACGAATGCTGTGTTTTCACTTGTTTTGGACGATGATGATGCAAGCAACATCCAAGAAATATCAAGGAAAGGGAAAGATCTGCTTAAAATGATCGGCGATTGTGGTGATGAATACAGGCGTTAG